From a region of the Hymenobacter jejuensis genome:
- a CDS encoding PorV/PorQ family protein, with product MRKLYSCLCLFLLVSGHTLLAQGNGPGVRGARAAALGNSSVTISDVWAIGNNVAGLGQLTQPTIGFYAENRFLSRAFNTAALVAAFPLGPLANGKPKSGVVGFEAQRFGDKLYSEQRLGVGYGYRGSLVSIGARLDVLQVSIERLGSRRTAALSLGGQAEIIPKQLVLGAYLYNLNQAKLAEYQDERVPTVLKAGLSYRPNNKLMLNLETEKDVEQSADFKAGIEYRLLEALALRAGFATLTEQTTAGLGFQAGHLQIEYAAAWQTVLGLSQHLAISLRLDAK from the coding sequence ATGCGAAAGCTATACTCGTGCCTTTGTCTTTTCTTATTGGTATCCGGTCATACGCTGCTAGCCCAAGGCAACGGCCCGGGTGTGCGGGGCGCCCGAGCAGCAGCGCTCGGCAATTCTTCCGTTACCATCAGTGACGTGTGGGCGATTGGCAACAACGTTGCAGGTCTTGGCCAACTTACGCAGCCCACAATAGGGTTTTATGCCGAAAACCGATTTTTAAGCCGCGCTTTCAATACAGCCGCGCTAGTTGCGGCCTTCCCGTTGGGGCCGTTGGCAAACGGCAAGCCCAAGAGCGGAGTAGTAGGCTTCGAAGCACAGCGCTTCGGCGATAAGCTGTATTCCGAGCAGCGCTTGGGCGTAGGGTATGGGTATCGTGGGAGTTTGGTGAGCATCGGTGCCCGACTCGATGTGCTGCAAGTGAGCATCGAACGCTTGGGCAGCCGACGTACTGCTGCGCTTTCGTTGGGCGGTCAGGCCGAAATCATTCCGAAGCAGCTAGTATTAGGCGCCTATCTCTACAACCTCAACCAAGCTAAACTCGCTGAATACCAAGACGAACGCGTGCCCACTGTGTTAAAGGCCGGTCTTTCGTACCGACCCAACAACAAACTCATGCTTAACCTGGAAACAGAAAAAGACGTGGAGCAATCCGCTGATTTTAAGGCCGGTATAGAATATCGCCTCCTAGAAGCATTAGCGTTGCGGGCGGGTTTCGCTACCCTCACCGAGCAAACGACAGCTGGCTTGGGCTTTCAGGCTGGGCATTTGCAAATCGAGTATGCGGCTGCTTGGCAAACCGTGCTGGGGCTGAGCCAGCATTTGGCAATAAGCTTACGGCTGGACGCCAAATGA
- the yidD gene encoding membrane protein insertion efficiency factor YidD, whose product MAYFFRQLFLALIWFYRHLISPLTPASCRFQPTCSAYAAQAVQKYGPWRGGRLALRRISRCHPWGGHGYDPVP is encoded by the coding sequence ATGGCTTATTTTTTCCGGCAGCTTTTTCTGGCCCTCATCTGGTTTTACCGGCATTTGATTTCGCCGCTTACGCCGGCCAGTTGTCGCTTTCAGCCTACCTGCTCGGCTTACGCGGCACAAGCGGTGCAGAAGTACGGTCCGTGGCGGGGTGGGCGGCTGGCGCTGCGCCGCATCAGCCGCTGCCATCCGTGGGGCGGCCACGGCTACGATCCTGTACCCTGA